In Janthinobacterium rivuli, a single genomic region encodes these proteins:
- the purM gene encoding phosphoribosylformylglycinamidine cyclo-ligase: MNQTSNVSLSYRDAGVDIDAGDALVEAIKPFAKRTLREGVMGGLGGFGAMFEISKKYKEPVLVSGTDGVGTKLRLAFELNRHDTVGIDLVAMSVNDILVQGAEPLFFLDYFACGKLDVAIATDVIKGIAQGCEQAGCALIGGETAEMPSMYPAGEYDLAGFAVGAVEKSKIIDGTKIAPGDVVLGLASSGVHSNGYSLVRKIIEVAKPDLEGDFHGRKLADVLMQPTRIYVKPLLALMDAMEVKGMVHITGGGLVENIPRVLQPGLVAELDSKSWTMPPLFTWLQQHGGVADAEMHRVFNCGIGMTVIVSQENADAAIAQLQAAGETVSRIGTIRARNGDEHQTIVI, translated from the coding sequence ATGAACCAGACTTCTAATGTTTCCCTTTCCTACCGTGACGCTGGCGTCGATATCGACGCAGGCGACGCTTTAGTCGAAGCAATCAAGCCGTTTGCCAAGCGCACCCTGCGCGAAGGCGTGATGGGCGGCCTGGGCGGTTTTGGCGCCATGTTTGAAATCAGCAAGAAGTACAAGGAACCGGTGCTGGTCTCGGGCACCGACGGCGTCGGTACCAAACTGCGCCTGGCGTTCGAACTGAACCGCCATGACACGGTCGGCATCGACCTGGTCGCCATGAGCGTCAACGACATCCTGGTGCAAGGCGCCGAGCCCCTGTTCTTCCTCGACTACTTCGCTTGCGGCAAGCTGGACGTGGCCATTGCCACCGACGTCATCAAGGGTATCGCCCAGGGTTGCGAACAAGCGGGTTGCGCGCTGATCGGCGGCGAAACGGCGGAAATGCCGAGCATGTACCCGGCCGGCGAATATGATCTGGCAGGTTTTGCCGTCGGCGCCGTGGAAAAATCGAAAATCATCGACGGCACCAAGATCGCCCCGGGCGACGTGGTGCTGGGCCTGGCCTCGTCGGGCGTGCACTCGAACGGTTACTCGCTGGTGCGCAAGATCATCGAAGTGGCAAAACCAGACCTGGAAGGCGACTTCCACGGCCGTAAACTCGCCGACGTGCTGATGCAGCCGACGCGCATCTACGTCAAGCCGCTGCTGGCGCTGATGGATGCGATGGAAGTCAAAGGCATGGTGCACATCACCGGTGGCGGCCTGGTGGAAAACATCCCGCGCGTGCTGCAGCCTGGCCTGGTGGCCGAGCTGGACTCGAAATCGTGGACTATGCCGCCACTGTTCACGTGGCTGCAACAGCACGGCGGCGTGGCTGACGCCGAAATGCACCGCGTCTTCAACTGCGGCATCGGCATGACCGTCATCGTCTCGCAGGAAAACGCGGACGCCGCCATCGCCCAGCTGCAAGCGGCCGGCGAAACCGTTTCGCGCATCGGCACCATTCGTGCCCGTAACGGCGACGAGCATCAGACCATCGTCATCTAA
- a CDS encoding AI-2E family transporter → MPFAITAEQKQTAFWIAVWLAFLLLLVSLGPILTPFLAAAILAYVLNPGVDRLQRLHYKRFYVPRPLAVLVVVVLFFLAITALVLIVVPVLQKEIPLLQAQIPQFLSKANEFLAPKLRDLGIRVRLDGTGIKRMLSQQMATSGDEIWSTVLASARIGGTAVLGWLATVVLIPVVLFYLLLDWHPMLARIAGAVPRRWVGRTVGMAQEVDTLLAQYLRGQLLVMLVLATYYSVALAIAGFEVALPVGIITGLLVFIPYLGFGLGLMLALIAALLQFADWSGVIAVAVIYGCGQVIEGFFLTPRLVGERIGLNPLAVIFALLAFGQLFGFVGVLLALPASAVLMVAFKHLRRHYLSSSFYNT, encoded by the coding sequence ATGCCATTCGCCATCACTGCCGAACAGAAGCAAACAGCATTTTGGATCGCGGTCTGGCTGGCATTCTTGCTGCTGCTCGTCAGCCTCGGTCCCATCCTGACGCCCTTCCTGGCCGCCGCCATCCTCGCCTACGTGCTCAATCCCGGCGTCGACCGCTTGCAGCGCCTGCATTACAAGCGTTTTTACGTGCCCCGTCCGCTCGCCGTGCTGGTCGTCGTAGTGTTGTTTTTCCTCGCCATTACGGCGCTCGTGCTGATCGTCGTGCCCGTGTTGCAGAAGGAAATCCCCTTGCTGCAGGCGCAAATCCCGCAGTTTCTCAGCAAGGCGAACGAGTTCCTGGCGCCGAAACTGCGCGACCTCGGCATCCGCGTACGCCTCGATGGCACGGGCATCAAACGCATGCTGAGCCAGCAGATGGCCACCAGCGGCGACGAAATCTGGAGCACGGTGCTGGCCTCGGCCCGTATCGGCGGCACGGCCGTGCTGGGCTGGCTGGCCACCGTGGTGCTCATTCCCGTCGTGCTGTTTTATCTGTTGCTGGACTGGCACCCGATGCTGGCGCGCATCGCCGGCGCCGTGCCGCGCCGCTGGGTGGGCCGCACGGTGGGCATGGCGCAGGAAGTCGATACCTTGCTGGCGCAATACCTGCGCGGCCAGTTGCTCGTCATGCTGGTGCTGGCCACGTATTACTCGGTGGCGCTGGCCATCGCCGGTTTTGAAGTGGCATTGCCTGTGGGCATCATCACGGGCTTGCTGGTCTTCATCCCCTACCTGGGCTTCGGCCTGGGACTGATGCTGGCGCTGATCGCCGCCCTGCTGCAGTTTGCCGACTGGAGCGGCGTCATCGCCGTGGCCGTCATCTACGGCTGCGGCCAGGTCATCGAAGGCTTTTTCCTCACGCCGCGCCTGGTGGGCGAGCGCATCGGCCTGAACCCGCTGGCCGTGATCTTCGCCTTATTAGCTTTCGGACAATTGTTCGGTTTCGTCGGCGTTTTGCTCGCTTTACCCGCTTCTGCCGTGCTGATGGTCGCTTTTAAGCATCTAAGACGCCACTACCTCTCCAGCAGCTTCTATAATACCTAG